From the genome of Legionella beliardensis:
TTGTGGTTGTCCTAAACATAAAATCCGTAAAAAGGGAGCCGGAAGTGCGCTACTTGAGCAACCAGAGCAGCTAATTAAAATCATTAGCGCCGTTCGTTTGTCAATAAATATCCCTTTGACGGTCAAAATTCGTCTACAGGAAGAAGAGACAGTCAATATTGAGTTAGCCAAGAAAATCGCAGACGCAGGTGCTGACGCGCTCATTGTTCACGGAAGAAGATGGTATGACGCCTATGACATACCTTGCAATTTAAAGCAGATTAGAGCAATTAAACAAGCCGTTACTATACCTATTATTGTTAATGGTGACTTAAAAAACAACCAAACTGTGCTTGCGGCTGTTCATGAGACTGGCTGCGATGCCTTTATGATAGCTCGAGCGGGCTCTGGCAAGCCATGGCTATTTCAAGAAATATTAACTAACAATGTTACCAAGTTAGAAAAAAATCAATTAATAGAATTATTTATGCTGCATTTAAACGGTCTATTTAAGCTTGAAAATGAATACAAAGCCGTTTTACAAAGTCGCTCTTTAGTACGCTATTATTTTAAAAATACCCTGCCCAGCCAACATTTACCAGCATTCTATGAGTTAACCAAATTAGATGACATTGCAGCATTTTTAAAGAACAGCTTATAAATTTGGCCTGGCTACAAATCTTGACATACCGGCTTGAAATTGATTTAATTTAAGTCAAGAAAGTTTTAGGGTTCGGTACTCTCTAAGTCATCCTGACTGAACCTAGGATTAAACTTTTGGTGATGGCTTTTATTGTATATACAATAGGAGCGATTACTATGTCTAAACACGATAACTCCCCGTTCATTTTAAGTCTAAAAGAAGGCGATAATTTATTTGAAAGCATAATAAATTATGCTGCATATGCTGATCTAAAATCAGCAATCATCAGTGGAATTGGCGCTTTATCCAATATTACAATCAGTTATTATCATCGTAATACAAAACAGCAGTTTAAAAAATTATTTCAAGACACCTATGAGATTGCATCGTTGACTGGCAATATAACCTTAGTTGATAGTGGTTGGTTTATACACATTCATGCCGCTTTAGGAGATGCCAATTTTCAGCTTTTTGGTGGCCATCTTATTAGTGCACAAGCGAGTGCATCTACAGAAATAGCAATTACCCCATTAAATTACACCATCATGCGAAAAAAACACCCTGATCTAGATATAAAAGTTATCTGCCCATTTGTAGCTATTTAAAAAAGGACTGCAAATGAAGACTACTACCACAAGTAATTTAAAAAAATATAGCTTTAATGATTTGCAGTCTAATTTGTATCAAGCAATCAATAATTACAATCAAAATGGCATTATTATTCTTAAAGATTATATTAATCAAGTGATGTTAACTAGATTAATGAATGAAATTGAAATTATTGAACAAGATGCAGAATTAGATATTGCACAAAATTGGAATAATGAAATCATTTGCTTTTACTCAAAAAATCCATTGCAACCGCATTTAGATTCGAAAGAATATGTCACTGAACCTTATTTCCAATTATCTAGCTGTAAAGCACATATATTTTACGAAGTATTAAATAACAAAAAAGTTGTTAATCGGATTGGACATGGTATGCATCTCATAGAAAAATACACAACGATGCAACAAATAGTTTACCGTCACCCAATGCTATTAACAATGTTACGGGGGATAGGATTTAAAAGACCAATTTGTCATTTAAGCGTTTACATTCCTAAGTATCCTCATGGTGCAGGCAGTGAAGTCAGGCCGCACCAAGAATCAACCTTTGCTTATACAGAGCCTACTTCAGTTGTTGTTTTATGGCTAGCCCTAGAGGATGCTTGTATAGAAAATGCGTGTATGTATGGCATTATAGGTAGTAATAATTGGCCTTTAAAGTGGGTTTCCCGAGTTAATCTCCATGCTAAGACAAGACAATTTGAGCAACTTAATGAGGTTTATATACCTGATTTTGAAGCAGAAAATGATTATTATACTCCGTTAGAAGTTAAAGCAGGAGATGCATTATTATTTCATGGTAATTTTATTCATTGCAGCCCAGTAAATCATTCAAACTACTCCCGCAAAGCCTTGTCTTTTCAATTTATTGAAACATTTGAAACGCATTATCCTGTTAGTAATTGGTTGCAGTTTCCCAATCATTTTTATTTATATTAAATTTAAATTCTAGGAAAATAAAATGGTAATGTACGATAGCAACGAATTTTTTAAAACCTATTTTAATAATGCAAGTGAAAAATCTCTTCTTATTGAGTTAATGTATACTCGTTTTTTCCCACCTAAACATACTCTAGATATTTTGGATTTAGGTTGCCACGATGGCGCATTAATTAAAAAAATAATTGCCGCTTATGAAGATAGAATGCCACCAAAAGTTACTTTAACTGGCGTAGAGCCAAGTCTAGAGGCTTCAATAAGGTATGCAGAAAATCACTTTAATATCCCTGTTCAAACTCATACCTTTATTGGTACTGCTGAGAATTATTTTACTCAAAATACTGACGGAAAATATTTTGATTGGGTAATCGCTTCGCAATGCCTTTATTGGTCTTCGGATTTACTCTATATAATTAAACAAATAGCCGATTGTGGCGAATCAGGTTTAATTGTATTTAGAGGGCATCGTGGCATTTATGAAATTCAATCGCGTTTCAAATTTTATATAGGAAACCCAAATGAACAATTTTATACCGCAGATAATATAGAAGCAGCATTAATTAGCCTAACTATTCCTTATGAAAAGCAAGTTGAAACGACCTCTATCCAATTGCCGCCGCAAGGTAGTCTAGAAATGAAATGGTTAATTGCTTTTTTTCTACAACAAAATGATAAGGATATGGATAATAATATTTGTCAGGAAGTTGAGGCTTGGATTTTGGCAAAAAATTCAGAAAAAATAATTCATGAAGTCTGTTTTTTTTGGTTGGGTAAAGCAAGAGACAAGATTAATACTAAATCATGTGCTGTTACGAAAGTCTTCTTGTGAGTTACACTTATCCTATTTTTAAAGCAACAGGCTTTATGAGTGATTTAACTTCTTATCGAAACTCAAGCTCAAGGTAAATAAAAAGGGCCACATACTTCTGTATGACTGAATCGTTAGCAAAATATCGTGCCTAATAAATAAGAATTTAATTTAGGCACGATAGAGAATTGCTAATTATTTTTAGAAGGCCGGAAAATATAAGACGCCACCACTATTAACTAATCCTTGACAATCTTTAATAGCAGGCCAAGTTAAGCTCTCGCCTTTAAGCGTCACGGGGCATCTACGTATTATCTTCGTTGTGCCTGTAATTTCTATTGTGGTAACACCCTGCGCTAGCTGGACTGTTTTATTAGGGGAATCCCACCTAATAACTTGGTTATTAATAGTTACCGACATCCCTCTAGGAATGCCTAAAATATACGAAGTTGAAGGCTTATCACCAAGGTATCGAATGCTTTTAGCGGTATTATCAAATGCTAACTTAGAACATAAATCACCACTTGCACCTGAGGCTTGCTGTTGCGTATTAACATTGACATTACAAAATGAATTAGGAGTACCTGTTAAAGAAATGGTAGAACCATTTTTAATTAACACGACTTGATTATTACTGACTAATTTGCCATCTACTTGTAGGCTAACCCCAGTTGGAATAAACATAGTCATTGAAACAGAAGGCACGGTAGGATTGGAATTAGGACAAAAAACGACTTCAAATTGAGTCTGGGCACCACATCGAGCTAACCCTTTTGCATCATCATAAGCATAAGTATAAGCATCGCATTGCTGCTTTGTATGCACCGAGATTGAATATGCGCTATTAGGGGCTACTCCTGCACTACAAGCTTCAGAAGATACAGGCGGGGTTGGGCAACAATACATTTGAGCTTGTGGTGACGGCGGCGTTAACCCACCAAGAATATCGCTCCATCCACCAGCCCGATTACCATTTTCACTACCTTGGGCAGTTGTCATTTTTGCACATGGACTAAAGCAACCAATAGGTGCTTGCGTCACTCTATCAACCCACTGTAAATTGACATGGGTTACATCAATACCGTTAATCGTATTAAACCTACCATTGGTTGACAGATTTTCATCTCTTGGGCAAAAATCGACAGATAATTTACTACAATTAACCCCGGGATTTGTTATGACTTGGCCTGTCACTATATCCTTACAAGAAGACTCGTCCTTTTTTACAACAATGTTGTAAGGTAATGTATAACCATCAACAGCAGACCCATTCCACCACGTCTCGGTATTAAGGTGGGTAGAAGGGGCACTTGGGTTAGTAGCACATAAATTCGGATTTTTATCAAAAATTGCTTGTAAACAACCCCATGTTGCTTCAAATTTACTGTTAATATCTGGGGCAAAGGGGCCGTGCTGAATACCCCTTGCTATCGCATCAGGGACAGCAGTAGACTCGCCTAATCGGCAATCATAACCATATTGATTACAATTAACTTTTGGCCAAAATCGGGTGGCAGCAAGCCCAATATCGGGAATAGTATAATCATAAGCTTGCCCTTGCGGGATTTGAACAACGATAGGATCTTGAGTGGTATGAATATAATCTTGTTGTATCCAGATAGGATTATTACATTGATTAGTAATCCTTAATCTACTCGTTTGCTCTGAAGTGGGTGGAACGACGCCGGCAAAAGCTGCTTTTGTAAAAAAGATTAGTCCTAACAACAATATTTTTTTTATTGTCATATCTTACCCCATTTTTATTATTAGTGTGCTTTTAATATATAGCACTATCTTAACAAAACCGCATAGGAGGTAGTCCACTTACTTCTATGATTATAATAAAGTTTGTCTAATAGCAGAAAGCTTTGTAAAATAATTTTGTATTTTAATAAAAGGTGATATTCATATGAGATCAAAAATTGAAGAAGAGCTAAGTAAAGCAAAAGAAAGATATGAAGCATACCAAGAAGAGGCAAAAGGTTATGACGGCAGAGATCCAGCTGAGCGCTATTTATTTTTTATGGGAGTAAACCAATTAATTGATGGTACATCTCAAGAGATATGTCGATTAGAAAATGAGCTAAAACAATGCGATAACACAAATTCTACTAATACACCATAATATTCCTTATAAAATATACTAAATGTAAACTAAGCCTCAGTGAAACTATATCTGTAATTGAGCTAGCTAAAAAAAATCACAGACATTGATGCTCTCATCATTCAGGGAAGAAGATGATATAATTCTTAGGACAGCTATTACTTCACCCCAAAAAGGTGTTTTCTCACTTAACTCGCTGATAACTTGAGGACGTTTTTCCTGCAAGTAAACCATGAGATTACAGAGGGTTTAAATGAGCTTAGTATTAGAGGCTAAATCATTTGGCTCTGCTTGCGCTCTATCTTCAGAAGACCTTAACTCACTAGATTGTAGTTTAATCGCTTTAAATTTTTGTATTTGTTCATCTAACTGCCCCATTCCCTTTACAATAGTATATCCTTTATGTCGAAGCGGAGCAGCAGGGGCTTGATGCAAGAATGCTGGCGTCAATAAATTAACTAAGTTTAATACATAGCGTTTAATTTGACTTGATAAGCTGCCTGTGTCTTTTTTGAGGATGTCAAAGCCACTACCATAAAGATCATAAGTCTGTTCTAGGGACTTTTTTAAAGCTGTCATTTTACTTGTGTAACATATTACTTTATCGCTCCCAGAGCTGTTAACGTGTTCTGCTGCCCGTAAGGCTGAATTAACGACATTGGCTTGTAAAATAACGTTGTTTATCTCTTCAGTGGCATTGTATGTATCTGAAGAAAACAAGCATCTCCTATTTCCTTGTCTTATGGCGCTCACGACTTCTCTTTTATCAGCTTGAGTAATACAATCTTGTTTATCGCCAAAAAATGAATCGGTGTCTTTTTTTTCTGCACGCTTAGCTAGAGTTTGTCTATATTTTTTTAATACCCCAACTTGCTCTTGATACATTGCTTCTATTTTTTCGCCAACGGCTTGATATAGTTCAGGATTTTTTTTTAATAATTCTTGCAAGTCCCTTCTTCCTGAAAGAATTTGTCCTACGAAATAGTTAACCGTATTTTCTTGCTGGTCTTTTTTTAAGTTAGAATAATTTGCTATAGCGTGTTGTATTGGAGCCCGTTTCTTTAAATCATTTTCAACCATGGAAAATCTTAAAAAGAGCTGCTGTTTAGCTTCTGGATATTTATCTGGATTATCAGCAATTTTTTCAACCATTTTGCGTAAAACATCTTGATAAGTATATTCTTGCTCGCCTATTTTAATTTTTTTATTACTATGGATAGCCGCTTCTAAGTGAATTCTATCCCAAATAAAATGACCTAGATCTTTATCTAAAACTAAGTTAGGGTCAACGAGAAAGCGTTCACAAAAATTATCTAAATTAGCTGGAATTCCCTCTTCATTTAGTTTTTCATTAACTTTTAAACTTAAATTTTGAAAACCTGCATCAGCTTGCAAAACTAACGGACCTTTTTTATTTATACCGGCTTGAATGAGCTCTTCAATTTGTTGAGGATTTTGACTTACTATATTAATGGTAGAGACGATGACTTCAAACTGTTCTTTTAATGGCGTTTCATAGAGTTTAGATTCATTGTCAGCTTCAATATCCGCCTTTGTAGTATTTGTAGCTTGCGCAATACTATTAACAATTCTAAGCGTGTTTTCTTGATAAGATTGTTGATTATCCTTAGATTTTTGTACGCTATCGACACCAGGCAGCTCATTATTGGGTAGTAACTTAATGGCTAGTAAGCCATGATTAAATCCATAGTAAATAACATCTTTAATAAAGCTTGAAGTGCCATCGTTTCGATAAGTTTTTTCGTTATCGGTTGGATTTTTTTGTGTAAAAAGGTAGCGAATAACATCAGGCGTCAATAAATCAGCAACTCTTGCATCAAGAAGAATCATACGATTAAGAGCGTCTGCACCATGCCATTTTTTATTAGAGTAGTCTTCATCGCAAATTGTTACAATTTGGTCAATTTTGCTTTTTATATCTGGTGTTAAAAGTATAGGCGGAAGTTTTTTTAATTGATCAAGAATTTCAGTAATTTGCATAGATACAACCTAAAATGATTGATAATTGGATTAAATTACTACCATTATAAACCATTAAGTTCTATTTATGTTATATTTTAACAAAAATTAATCTATTTGATTATTTTATAATTATTATAAAGCCATTTTATAAAGCCGAGCTCAGGTATGTTATTTCTTTAATGTTCTAATCAGCCAGTATTTATCAGCATTCTATGAATTAACTAGATTAGTTAACCTTGAAACTTTCTTAAAGAAAAGTTTATAGATTAATGTAAAATATAGTTTTTATGCTTCTGCAAGGCGAGGTACTTAGAGTAGTTATTCCTAATAAAACCATTAAAATCAGTGAAGCCCTGAAAATTATGTATAATCATCGTGCCTTCAAAAACCCAGATTGATTTCATACAATCAGCCATTAAAGTACCATTATTTAAACGCTCTATGCTTTCAGGAGGTAAAATCACTAATTATCGCAATAACAGCTTGGAGGCTGAAAACAGCTTTTACCATGCTAGAACCTATTTTTGCGCTCTTGATAATTTTTTGCAATCAAGCCTTTTTATAATAATTATTTGCAATGCATACACAAATAGTTAAGGGTATTATTGGAAATAAATTAGGGACGGGAGGTGCCTATACCGCAGAAGAATTAATAAAAAATAAAAAAATGGCTTTTGATGATATAACCGATTTAATTACCTTACTTATCCCTAAACAAGCGATTTAAGATTTTCACTTATGTTAAATAGCAATCCATTCAAAACATTCCATCACTTTTTTGAAGAAAAAGTTCATGCCTATCCCCATCATTTAGCTGTTGTTGATGCTGATGGCACTCTCATTAGCTACCATGATCTTAATATTAAAATTAATCAGCTAGCCCAGTATCTTTTGAAAAAAAAATTACCTAAAGAAGCAAGAATAGGGGTCTTTCTAAATAATTCTATTGATTTTATTGTCAGTATTTTAGCTATTTTGAAATCAGGTCTGGCTTATGTGCCGTTAGATCCTAACTTGCCACTCCAAAGACTAAACTATTTTATAGAAAACAGCCAAACACAGCACATCATCACAAACTATCAATTACACCATCAACTTGCTGATCAAGGCCATATTGATGTAATTAATTTAGACAAAATAAGGGAGGGGTTATATTCGCTTGCTGCAGAAAATTTAAATTTACCTATTGATCGCAACCAATTAGCCTACATCATTTACACATCTGGCTCTACAGGTCTACCTAAAGGTGTCGCAATTGAGCACAAAGGATTGCCTTATTGTATGCTAGCAGCACATAAATTCTTAGAAGTGACTACCCAAGATAGAATAGCTCTTTATGCACCAATTAGTTTTGATGCAAATCTTTGGCAAATTATGCTGGCTTTGGGACGCGGTGCCACATTATACGTAATACCCCACGAAATACGCCTAAACCCTCAGGCATTAGGTCATTATTATAATATCAATAGCTTATCTATAGCGGTATTTACGCCATCATTACTCAATAAATTAGATCCAGCATGCTTTTACTCTTTGCGAGTAATCTTAACGACAGGCGAGCATGTTTCTAAGCATATTTTAAACAAATGGCATCAGCCTACTAAATTAATTATTAATGGATATGGGCCTACAGAAGTCACGATAGCCACGTCCCTAGGAATCTATGATCCGAAATCAGTCGTTCATGTGGGAAAAGCGCATGAAGGCTTGGAGGCATTTATTTTAGATACTTGTTTAAACCCAGTGGAGATAGGTTGTATAGGTGAATTATACTTAGCAGGAGAAGGCTTAGCTCGTGGATATTGGGGTTTAGAACTAGAATCTTTAAATAATGAGAAATTTTTAACCATAAAACATCCCGATCATGATAATAATACCGTTAGGGTATTTAGAACACATGATTTAGCAAAATTTTTGCCCAATAAAAATATAGTAATTAAAGGAAGAGTAGATCGGCAAGTAAAGGTTCACGGCCAATTAGTTAGCCCTGAAGAAATAGAAAAAATAGTACACGATTTTTCTGAAGAAATAACAGAAGTGTATGTCGATATTGTTTTTGCAGCTAATCAGTTAACACGAATAAATGCCTATCTTTGTGTCACAAACTTTTCTTTATCGTTAATTGCACTAGATCATTACTTAAAGAAAAAACTCCCCCACTACATGATTCCAAGTGGTTTTGGTTTACTGGCATCATTTCCTATAACGCATCATGGTAAAATTGATTTTACAACCTTACGAGCTACAGTACTGAAACGAATCCACAGAGAAGACATTATTACGCCAAGAAATGAGGCAGAAAAGTTTTTATTTTCCATTTGGCAGCAGGTTTTAAACACTAACGACTTCGGTATTAATACCCATTTTGATAACTTAGGTGGAACCTCTCTAGCGTTTCTTACTTTATTGACGCAAGTCGCAAAGAAATATTCAGACAAGCTAAGCGCTATGTCATTTTCTGAGTTTCAACTAAAGCCTACAATTGCTGCATTAGCTAGAAAAATAAACAGGTTATCTGATGATAATAATCCTTTAGTAGAAATACAGCCTGGTAAAAAAACCAAACAAGCTATTTTTTTCATTCACGATGTCACAGGAAATATTCAAGTAAATGACTTAAAATTTCATTTAGGTCCTAATTTTCCTATTTATGGTCTCAAAGCACGTGGCTTAAAAAATTTGCTGGATATGGACGAGACCATAGAGGAAATGGCATTAGATTATATGAAATTAATTAGAGAAAAGCAGGATGAGGGACCTTATTTCATTGCGGGTTGGTCAGCTGGAGGCATTATTGCCTATGAAATAACAAATAGGTTTTTGTTGCAAGGTGAACAAGTAACACTTTGCATGATAGACTCCATTGCCCCCCATTATTTACAAAACCTGCCGCCTGAATTGTATACGCAAGAAACGAAAGCCTTGATACAAGCTTTAACAAAAATTTTGGGCCTCGCAACAGAAAGTCATTTTCTTGAAAAGCTCTCTACCTTATACAAAGAAGAGCAAATTGATTATGCGTTTAATGAAATACTAGAATTAGTTAACATCCAAGAGAAGCAATTAAATGTTCCAGCGCATGATGCAAGAACTTGGTTATCAATTGCCCAAAAAATTTATTTGGCTATTAATAGGTATGCAAGCCAGCTTATTTTAAATAATAACATCACCCTTCTTGTTGCGTCGCAAACCGCGAAACGTATTGGCCATCCTTCTTTAGGATGGGCATTTGAATCTAAAAATATTTATACGCTAGATACAGATCATTTCGGCATCATAAGACATAAAACCATGGCACAGTATTTAAGCAGCCTTTATAAGCTCTAGTAGGAGTTCCTCCAGCTGTCTGGGCTACACAAAGACTTTTAGGGCCCTACTAATGAAAGGCCATCATCAATTTCAGTACTGATTTTATTAAAAGACACGTTATGCAGCAACAAGATTATAATAATTTAATTTTAGGTTAATATATTTCTCTTTATAAAAAAAGTAGGCTAATAATGAAAGCTAAAGAAGATTCTCAATTTACGGATTTACATACCAATGACTCATTAATGCACTTTAATAAGTGGATGTATAGTTGGGTTAATAATTTAGAGCGCTCAGCTTTTGAAGGTATAATTAAAAAAGCATTAAAGCAGTATGAACCTTGCACATGGAATTTATTCAGTAAAAGAGGCCGCAGTAAAGAAATAAATCAGATTCTAAAAGATAGAAACAGTTCCAACGCAGATTGCCTTGCTAATATCTTTGCTCGCGGTGGAATGGAGAGGAACTCCTTTAATGGTATTTTATTTAATTTATTGTTGGAAACAATACAAGTAACTCTCTCGTTTAGTGGGAGGCTTAACACAGACGCTCAATTAATTATGCAAATTGTTAGAGATGAGGCGCATATAAAAGGTTATTTACAGTCATTTGCAGATTATGTAAAAGTTATGGCTAAAATTTTTTACGATAAGGTTACGGATTTTCATAACAAGCAACTAGCCAGACTTATCCAAACGCCAGAAACGAGCCCACTTTATCGTTTTTTTAATTATACCAATGAAAATCGAGAGCGAGCCTTAGGTCACCTTCCTTTAGAAATAGTTCTACATATCAATGAACAGCTAGGTCCTAATAACCCTTATTATCAAAAAGCAAAAGCTTTAATCGCGCTCGAAGCTTGGCCCAAAAACGAAAACGAATTCAAAGCCCATGAGCTGCGTGTCGTAGAGATAGTTAATGATTGTATTAATAAGGCCTTTGAATTAACAACTAAAGCCCAAATAGATGAGACACAGAAAGATACCAGCACTTGTAGAACTGCCTCTTACGGGTCTTAACTTGGTCGCAAAGCGGTATAAAAACCGCTAAAAATTCAAAAAATATTTCGAAGTTAAATTGTAAACTCCACTTTGTCTAAACAAGAAAGAATAATACTACATAGAGGTTTAACTGGATGATTACTATTAATAATTTAGTATCTTTCTAAACTAATTAGGCCATTCTTATTAATCAATATTAATACTAATTGTTCAAAATTTTAGTAAATGCTATAATGCTATTGGAAAAATTAAGCAGGACTATGTAATGAATTTTCAAAATATCTATAATGCCGCTATAAAAAAAGACGATTCAGTTTTACGAGGAATGATGGAGTTAGTACCCATTAATGATCATAAAAAAGATGGTCCTTATTGTTGGACAGCCATTTCGCAATTAGCTTTTGAAGGCAAGTTCGAAGAAGCAGAATTTTTATTAAATTATGGCGCAGATATCAATTTATTAATTTATGGTGCCGCCTTGGGTAAGCATATAGATTATGTACAGAATTTGCTACTAAACGTAAGGGAAGGCGTTAATATAAATTTTGCAATCCGGGGAGCAGCTCAAGCTGGATCACCTGAAGCTATGAACTTTGTTGAAACATTATTGACCCAAGGCGGCGATGTTGATGTTAAAGAGGCTATCAAATTTGCAGCAATGAGCGGTAATAAAGAGAATGTTGCTACATTAACTCTCATGTTTGCTTCAAATGACATTACAGAATTCTCTGAAGAAACTATTATAGGTGCCGCTGCAGGTGGACATAAACAATATGTAGAAGAGTTGTTAGAAATAACACCTTGGCTTCGTTCTATTGCTGTTTATGGAGCTGCCTTAGGTGGTCATAAAAGTTATGTAGAAGAATTATTAGAAGATAGTAAAGAAGAAACTGACCTCTCCTTAATGATGGCAGTCACGGGAGCCGCTGAAAGAAATGATACGGATTATGTAGAGAACCTGTTAGGCCGAGGCGCTGATCCTTCTGCAGCGGTAATTGGGGCAAAAAATGGTAAATACATCTCGAGTGATCCTAAGCAGCAACTGATTTGGCTATCCTCATTTTCTGAAAAATACATTATGATTTTTATCGAGCAACTTAAATTAGCCAAGCCTTCAATTCATGTTGATGAGGATTGCGTAAACAAAGCAATAGCAATATCCCAGCTACGTCGAGGTAGCGATAATAACAACTCTAGGCTTGAAACTATTACGGCAAACAACACAAATAGTGATCGCCGTGAAAATTTTGAGAGCCAGGAAGGTGAAACAACTGATGTAGCTAAAGAAGATGAGCCAATTGCTAAAGTTAGCAAAGATAATAAAATAGACAAAGAAGAAGTAGCAAGTGTAACTAATAGCAGTATGTTTTGGAAAGATTCGAAAAGAAAGGGGCAAGAAGAACACGAAGAGGAAGAGCAAAGGGATAACAAATATAGTAAAAAAACAAATTAAGATACAGTGCCGATATTTCTATCAATGATTTTGCTT
Proteins encoded in this window:
- a CDS encoding tRNA dihydrouridine synthase produces the protein MTNFLNTPFSLNSLTLPNRLIQGPLAGYSCAPFRELFSLFSAPAYCVSEMLSAQDVLHKHKNNERYLFRSPNENLLCYQIAGNEPTTMAAAAHKLASLGANIIDINCGCPKHKIRKKGAGSALLEQPEQLIKIISAVRLSINIPLTVKIRLQEEETVNIELAKKIADAGADALIVHGRRWYDAYDIPCNLKQIRAIKQAVTIPIIVNGDLKNNQTVLAAVHETGCDAFMIARAGSGKPWLFQEILTNNVTKLEKNQLIELFMLHLNGLFKLENEYKAVLQSRSLVRYYFKNTLPSQHLPAFYELTKLDDIAAFLKNSL
- a CDS encoding PPC domain-containing DNA-binding protein, with product MSKHDNSPFILSLKEGDNLFESIINYAAYADLKSAIISGIGALSNITISYYHRNTKQQFKKLFQDTYEIASLTGNITLVDSGWFIHIHAALGDANFQLFGGHLISAQASASTEIAITPLNYTIMRKKHPDLDIKVICPFVAI
- a CDS encoding phytanoyl-CoA dioxygenase family protein, which encodes MKTTTTSNLKKYSFNDLQSNLYQAINNYNQNGIIILKDYINQVMLTRLMNEIEIIEQDAELDIAQNWNNEIICFYSKNPLQPHLDSKEYVTEPYFQLSSCKAHIFYEVLNNKKVVNRIGHGMHLIEKYTTMQQIVYRHPMLLTMLRGIGFKRPICHLSVYIPKYPHGAGSEVRPHQESTFAYTEPTSVVVLWLALEDACIENACMYGIIGSNNWPLKWVSRVNLHAKTRQFEQLNEVYIPDFEAENDYYTPLEVKAGDALLFHGNFIHCSPVNHSNYSRKALSFQFIETFETHYPVSNWLQFPNHFYLY
- a CDS encoding class I SAM-dependent methyltransferase yields the protein MVMYDSNEFFKTYFNNASEKSLLIELMYTRFFPPKHTLDILDLGCHDGALIKKIIAAYEDRMPPKVTLTGVEPSLEASIRYAENHFNIPVQTHTFIGTAENYFTQNTDGKYFDWVIASQCLYWSSDLLYIIKQIADCGESGLIVFRGHRGIYEIQSRFKFYIGNPNEQFYTADNIEAALISLTIPYEKQVETTSIQLPPQGSLEMKWLIAFFLQQNDKDMDNNICQEVEAWILAKNSEKIIHEVCFFWLGKARDKINTKSCAVTKVFL
- a CDS encoding AMP-binding protein, with translation MLNSNPFKTFHHFFEEKVHAYPHHLAVVDADGTLISYHDLNIKINQLAQYLLKKKLPKEARIGVFLNNSIDFIVSILAILKSGLAYVPLDPNLPLQRLNYFIENSQTQHIITNYQLHHQLADQGHIDVINLDKIREGLYSLAAENLNLPIDRNQLAYIIYTSGSTGLPKGVAIEHKGLPYCMLAAHKFLEVTTQDRIALYAPISFDANLWQIMLALGRGATLYVIPHEIRLNPQALGHYYNINSLSIAVFTPSLLNKLDPACFYSLRVILTTGEHVSKHILNKWHQPTKLIINGYGPTEVTIATSLGIYDPKSVVHVGKAHEGLEAFILDTCLNPVEIGCIGELYLAGEGLARGYWGLELESLNNEKFLTIKHPDHDNNTVRVFRTHDLAKFLPNKNIVIKGRVDRQVKVHGQLVSPEEIEKIVHDFSEEITEVYVDIVFAANQLTRINAYLCVTNFSLSLIALDHYLKKKLPHYMIPSGFGLLASFPITHHGKIDFTTLRATVLKRIHREDIITPRNEAEKFLFSIWQQVLNTNDFGINTHFDNLGGTSLAFLTLLTQVAKKYSDKLSAMSFSEFQLKPTIAALARKINRLSDDNNPLVEIQPGKKTKQAIFFIHDVTGNIQVNDLKFHLGPNFPIYGLKARGLKNLLDMDETIEEMALDYMKLIREKQDEGPYFIAGWSAGGIIAYEITNRFLLQGEQVTLCMIDSIAPHYLQNLPPELYTQETKALIQALTKILGLATESHFLEKLSTLYKEEQIDYAFNEILELVNIQEKQLNVPAHDARTWLSIAQKIYLAINRYASQLILNNNITLLVASQTAKRIGHPSLGWAFESKNIYTLDTDHFGIIRHKTMAQYLSSLYKL